A section of the Maniola jurtina chromosome 28, ilManJurt1.1, whole genome shotgun sequence genome encodes:
- the LOC123879589 gene encoding adenosine 5'-monophosphoramidase HINT3-like yields the protein MSDKIGSETPRIEKSACIFCNIANKLENTEILFEDDDVCVFRDIKPASDYHVLIIPKRHIEDAKSLTSADKDLVEKLLTTAKELLSKNNLSIEDARFGYHWPPFRSVKHLHLHAIAPESKMGMIGRMVFKKDSYWFVSPEYVVSRL from the exons atgagTGATAAAATTGGTTCTGAAACGCCTAGGATAGAGAAATCTGCGTGTATATTCTGCAATATAGCCAACAAATTGGAAAACACCGAGATTCTGTTTGAGGATGACGATGTATGCGTTTTTCGCGATATCAAACCGGCTAGTGATTATCACGTATTAATTATACCCAAGAGGCATATTGAGGATGCAAAAAGCTTGACATCAGCTGATAAGGACTTGG TTGAGAAACTGTTGACGACTGCCAAAGAGCTTCTCTCCAAAAACAACTTGTCAATAGAGGATGCCAGATTTGGTTACCACTGGCCTCCGTTCCGAAGTGTCAAGCATCTACATCTTCATGCCATAGCACCAGAGTCCAAAATGGGTATGATTGGACGAATGGTATTCAAGAAGGATTCATACTGGTTTGTTTCG